cgccatcaccaccaccaccactgcaaCCATCGAATTCATGTCCATGCAATGAAGCCATGGCAACTGAGGCAAGCTTCTGAAGGTTCAACTTTATGACAGTGTCCACAAACATCTTCGTATCCTCGCCTGTATTCCCAGCTGGTATATCTACAATATAAGACTCTAACACAATGGTGTACACCTTGTCTTCCTTGTTAAACTCGTTCACAGAAGTGACTGACCTATAGTTGTTGAGCCTGTGCTCACCCCCCAAAACCCTAAAGCTTAATACATGCTTTTCATCATCCAAAATCTCAAGCCTCTCGGTGCTTGTCGAGGCTGGAAGCCCCGAAACCACCGTGACCTCTCTTATGCTTCCAACCCCACCATCACCTTTCATGTTGCAACTTTTGATGAAATGCTTGTATTTATGAGGGTTTTCGAAGCTTCGAAGGAAAGGCCATACAGCATGTGCTGGAGCATCGATAAGTTGTGTTATTAGGGCTGAGCATGTGTTGGGTGAGGGTTCGAACTGGTGGTAGTTGTGAATGATGGGCTCGAGCTCGAGGTATTGTTCTTGGGTTAGACCATGAGGGGGAACTTGGTTTGGATCCATGGCCAATATGGGATAGCAGTATAGCACCACTCTCTAATACGTATTGTAAAGTAACTCTGTTTTGAAGCAAATTTagaatgaaagaagaagaagaagaggaagagaaggtTGCTTTCTAGTGCAGAAAAGTAAGGCTTTTGGTGGTGTTCATGGAGGAAAATAGTGAGCAATGATATGAGAACACACATGAGGGAGCTTTTTGTTCTTTGGGACTATCCCTTTCTTCTAGACATATATGCCCTTTggcaattttattattatttttaataataatgtgaggaacatacaatttttttattttttttttttcataatttgatgATTATAGGAACATCATTTAGGCATAATTcattgttaattattatttttatcagaATAATTATAAGAACATACCCAATTTTGCACataatttcataatatattttatatataagactATGAGTGGTAAACActttttgttacttttatttacataaGCCCATCACTTTGG
This DNA window, taken from Quercus robur chromosome 2, dhQueRobu3.1, whole genome shotgun sequence, encodes the following:
- the LOC126708526 gene encoding abscisic acid receptor PYL2-like, coding for MDPNQVPPHGLTQEQYLELEPIIHNYHQFEPSPNTCSALITQLIDAPAHAVWPFLRSFENPHKYKHFIKSCNMKGDGGVGSIREVTVVSGLPASTSTERLEILDDEKHVLSFRVLGGEHRLNNYRSVTSVNEFNKEDKVYTIVLESYIVDIPAGNTGEDTKMFVDTVIKLNLQKLASVAMASLHGHEFDGCSGGGGDGGGFDSV